A region of Streptomyces halobius DNA encodes the following proteins:
- a CDS encoding DNA polymerase Y family protein produces the protein MTPTPRPPATPPEPPDGPRPPGMLFVRFRAADGTPVSAEEYEQLVRLLAQFTPMIEELPPEAALADVRGALRYFDRDATGIAELIRLRALVWHGVRCTIGIGTNPLLARMAAQEAKPGEIRAVPGDTGSIAAFLGRRPASALYGVGPATVRTLRVYGLDNIDRIAAAPPATLQRILGAKTGRAVYERAHGIDPTPVSPHASARSMGAEHRFAHDELDPVRRRRALLSLADDLGARMRGSGQVARALTLTVRYADRSTTTRTRRLAEPTAHGPALTEAAYALHAALGLQRARVRSVALRAEDLCRAERAARQLTFDPVDDKAHRIETAVDRARARFGTTAAQPASKLGGAVRRPQWSAVNPSPRPVPGGKGRRR, from the coding sequence ATGACCCCCACACCGCGCCCGCCCGCCACGCCGCCGGAGCCCCCCGACGGGCCGCGGCCGCCCGGCATGCTCTTCGTACGCTTCCGGGCCGCCGACGGCACTCCCGTCAGCGCCGAGGAATACGAGCAACTGGTACGGCTGCTGGCGCAGTTCACGCCGATGATCGAGGAGCTGCCGCCCGAGGCCGCGCTGGCCGATGTCCGCGGGGCGCTGCGCTACTTCGACCGGGACGCGACGGGCATCGCCGAGCTGATACGGCTGCGCGCGCTGGTCTGGCACGGCGTACGGTGCACGATCGGGATCGGCACCAACCCGCTGCTCGCGCGGATGGCGGCCCAGGAGGCCAAGCCAGGAGAGATCCGGGCCGTCCCCGGGGACACCGGATCCATCGCCGCGTTCCTCGGCCGCCGGCCGGCCTCGGCACTGTACGGCGTCGGGCCCGCGACCGTGCGCACCCTGCGCGTGTACGGGCTCGACAACATCGACCGGATCGCCGCCGCACCGCCCGCGACCCTGCAACGGATCCTCGGCGCGAAGACGGGCCGCGCGGTCTACGAGCGGGCGCACGGCATCGACCCGACGCCGGTCTCGCCCCATGCGTCCGCCCGCTCGATGGGCGCCGAACACCGCTTCGCCCACGACGAACTGGATCCGGTCAGACGACGCCGGGCACTGCTCTCGCTCGCCGACGACCTCGGGGCCCGGATGCGCGGAAGCGGGCAGGTGGCCCGCGCGCTCACCCTCACCGTCCGCTACGCCGACCGCTCCACGACGACCCGCACCCGACGGCTGGCCGAACCGACCGCGCACGGCCCCGCGCTGACCGAAGCGGCCTACGCGCTGCACGCCGCGCTCGGGCTGCAGCGGGCACGGGTGCGGTCCGTCGCGCTGCGCGCGGAGGACCTGTGCCGCGCCGAACGCGCCGCGCGGCAGCTGACATTCGATCCGGTCGATGACAAGGCGCATCGCATCGAGACCGCCGTCGACCGTGCCAGGGCGCGCTTCGGAACGACAGCGGCACAGCCGGCGTCGAAGCTCGGCGGCGCCGTTCGTCGGCCGCAGTGGTCGGCCGTGAACCCAAGCCCCAGGCCCGTGCCCGGGGGCAAGGGCAGGCGACGGTAA
- a CDS encoding pyridoxamine 5'-phosphate oxidase family protein — protein sequence MDLVEVTEVSSEAELRELIGEPTAHAANKTRDRLHDLDRQWLSRSPFCLIATSDSDGRCDVSPKGDPAGFTRVLDDTTLVIPDRPGNKRVDGLMNVLSNPHVGLNYVLPGRGDTLRINGRARLLRDAPFFDDLVVKGNRPRLALLVEIEEVFYHCSKAFLRSDLWKPETWDPDALPSRARIVKGLEAKDIPLEALEEHYGPRYMERLYG from the coding sequence ATGGATCTGGTGGAGGTCACGGAGGTTTCTTCCGAGGCGGAACTGCGTGAGCTGATCGGCGAGCCCACCGCGCATGCCGCGAACAAGACCCGCGACCGGTTGCACGATCTCGACCGCCAGTGGCTGTCGCGGTCGCCGTTCTGTCTGATAGCCACTTCGGACTCCGACGGCCGCTGCGATGTCTCGCCCAAGGGCGACCCCGCGGGCTTCACCCGCGTCCTGGACGACACCACCCTCGTGATCCCGGACCGCCCCGGCAACAAGCGCGTGGACGGGTTGATGAACGTCCTCAGCAATCCGCATGTCGGGCTGAATTACGTCCTGCCGGGGCGCGGCGACACCCTGCGCATCAATGGCCGCGCCCGGCTGCTGCGTGATGCCCCGTTCTTCGATGATCTGGTCGTCAAGGGCAATCGACCGCGGCTCGCGCTGCTGGTCGAGATCGAGGAGGTCTTCTACCACTGCTCCAAGGCTTTCCTGCGCTCCGATCTGTGGAAGCCGGAGACCTGGGATCCGGACGCCCTGCCCTCACGCGCCCGGATAGTCAAGGGCCTTGAGGCCAAGGACATACCCCTGGAAGCCCTGGAGGAGCACTACGGCCCGAGGTATATGGAGCGGCTCTACGGGTGA
- a CDS encoding subtilase-type protease inhibitor, which produces MRYITGGIALGAALVLGTLATTTQATAAPTQPTRTAGLYAPTELVLTVGKGESRATSTVQRAVTLSCRPTATGTHPDPKAACAQLRTVSGDLTKVTGVVTDRMCTKEWNPIVVTADGVYEGRRVSYTYTFSNACTMTDGKGQVFEF; this is translated from the coding sequence ATGCGGTACATCACTGGGGGGATCGCGCTCGGCGCGGCGCTGGTTCTCGGCACGCTGGCCACCACCACACAGGCCACCGCCGCACCAACGCAGCCCACGCGAACGGCTGGGCTCTACGCCCCGACGGAGCTGGTGCTGACCGTCGGCAAGGGTGAGAGCCGTGCCACCTCCACGGTCCAGCGGGCGGTGACGCTCAGCTGCCGACCGACCGCGACCGGGACCCACCCGGACCCGAAAGCCGCCTGCGCCCAACTGCGCACGGTGTCCGGTGACCTCACCAAGGTGACCGGAGTGGTGACGGACCGGATGTGCACCAAGGAGTGGAACCCCATCGTGGTCACCGCGGACGGCGTCTACGAAGGCCGCCGGGTCTCGTACACCTACACCTTCTCCAACGCGTGCACGATGACGGACGGCAAGGGGCAGGTCTTCGAATTCTGA
- a CDS encoding DNA polymerase III subunit alpha — MPGFTHLHTASGFSLRYGASHPERLAERAAERGMDALALTDRDGLSGAIRFAKAAVAAGVRPLFGTELAVAGHGTAPVAPVRRRTPVRGGAFLDESAARAVFLARDGAAGWAALCRLVSAAHADRAGNPAHAGQPVLPWSALETATDGLHVLLGPDSEVGRALAEGRPDRAARLLAPWRELYGDALRLEVVDHGRTDSGPGSRRLAAHTLGFAVDQGIRAVLTNAVRYADPGQGPVADILDSARRLVPLDRHHPEAWDTGERWLKDTAAMSRTAERIAEAAGFRRDLAHRLLTMTEETAAGCLVDPEDDIGLGHIHFPESRLVGAGHRTAARVLRSRCAAGMVLRGYDRDRERWARLHDELRTIERLGYPSYFLTVAQVVDDVRKMGIRVAARGSGAGSLVNHLLGIAHADPVEHGLLMERFLSERRAALPDIDIDVESARRLEVYRAIFDRFGAERVATVSMPETYRVRHAVRDVGAALGMDPAHVDRLAKSFPHIRARDARAALAELPELRGVREAGGERLWQLVEALDALPRGIAMHPCGVLLSDATLRGRTPVVPTSGEGFPMSQFDKDDVEDLGLLKLDVLGVRMQSAMAHAVAEIGRATGRRIDLDDPAQVPPGDPATYHLIRSTETLGCFQIESPGQRDLIGRLQPATFHDLVVDISLFRPGPVAADMVRPFIEARHGRKPARYPHPDLEEPLRETYGVVVFHEQIIETLRIMTGCARDEADEKRRALSDPEGQDGVHAWFAEHAERRGYPPEAIARTWEIVEAFGAYGFCKAHAVAFAVPTYQSAWLKAHHPAAFYAGLLTHDPGMYPKRLLLADARRRGVPVLPLDVNRSGVEHRIELVSDGGVGPGEGRRGGAAGAGVSSVGAAGAGAGAGADAGAAGAGSSGVGAPRSRAGVSDGSGGSGGSGAGDPGADAPGVGEWTGVMEGRAGVGDVEPLRVEGGVPLGDGSAAPGVWGLRLALSDVHGMSEAEARRIEAGQPYHSLQDLWQRAHPSRPVAERLAKVGALDAFGANRRDLLLHIAELHHRQRHAPGGQLTLPGRAVGAGRDGSAGRGAIGQETVTDVVEPVGLPDLSDVERLSAELGVLGMDASRHLMADHREFLAELGALPARMLRDARNGETVLVAGAKAATQTPPIRSGRRVIFTTLDDSTGLVDCAFFDAPPGPGGPGGTPSPLAACAHTVFHSWLLLVRGTVQRRGPRSLSVVGEAAWNLAELAELRREGGLEAVTARLAEGPERTVGRPGEGAGEPDGSGDGSCGADGSGEGSGGLDASGDRSGEAEKAEDAAAGRTIRLETGYEMHPWADLQPPGERAATGRKLWHSSPGSAG, encoded by the coding sequence ATGCCAGGGTTCACGCATCTGCACACCGCTTCGGGTTTCTCCCTGCGCTACGGCGCCTCCCATCCGGAGCGGCTCGCCGAGCGTGCCGCCGAACGAGGCATGGACGCCCTCGCACTGACCGACCGGGACGGCCTCTCCGGAGCCATCCGGTTCGCCAAGGCCGCCGTCGCGGCCGGTGTCCGCCCGCTGTTCGGCACCGAACTGGCCGTGGCGGGGCACGGGACGGCGCCCGTGGCACCGGTGCGACGGCGCACCCCGGTGCGCGGCGGCGCCTTCCTCGACGAGTCCGCCGCCCGCGCCGTCTTCCTGGCCCGCGACGGAGCGGCCGGCTGGGCCGCCCTGTGCCGGCTGGTCTCGGCCGCCCACGCGGACCGGGCCGGCAACCCGGCCCACGCCGGGCAGCCCGTCCTCCCGTGGAGCGCCCTGGAGACCGCCACGGACGGGCTGCACGTGCTGCTCGGGCCGGACTCCGAAGTCGGCCGGGCGCTGGCCGAGGGACGCCCGGACCGCGCCGCCCGGCTGCTCGCCCCCTGGCGCGAGCTGTACGGCGACGCGCTGCGCCTGGAGGTCGTCGACCACGGGCGGACCGACAGCGGCCCCGGCTCCCGGCGGCTGGCCGCCCATACCCTCGGCTTCGCCGTCGACCAGGGCATCCGCGCCGTCCTGACCAACGCGGTCCGCTATGCCGACCCCGGCCAGGGGCCGGTCGCCGACATCCTGGACTCCGCCCGCCGCCTGGTGCCGCTGGACCGGCATCACCCCGAGGCATGGGACACCGGCGAACGCTGGCTCAAGGACACCGCCGCGATGAGCCGCACCGCCGAGCGGATCGCCGAGGCGGCCGGATTCCGGCGTGACCTCGCCCACCGGCTGCTCACCATGACCGAGGAGACCGCCGCCGGATGCCTGGTCGACCCGGAGGACGACATCGGGCTCGGCCACATCCACTTCCCCGAATCCCGGCTGGTCGGCGCCGGACACCGCACCGCCGCACGGGTGCTGCGCTCACGCTGCGCCGCCGGGATGGTGCTGCGCGGCTACGACCGCGACCGCGAGCGCTGGGCGCGGCTGCACGACGAACTCCGTACGATCGAACGGCTCGGCTACCCCTCGTACTTCCTGACGGTCGCCCAAGTCGTCGACGATGTGCGGAAGATGGGCATCCGCGTCGCGGCCCGCGGATCCGGCGCCGGGTCCCTGGTCAACCACCTCCTGGGCATCGCCCACGCCGACCCCGTCGAACACGGGCTGCTGATGGAACGCTTCCTGTCCGAGCGGCGGGCGGCGCTGCCGGACATCGACATCGACGTGGAGTCCGCCCGCCGGCTGGAGGTCTACCGCGCGATCTTCGACCGCTTCGGCGCGGAGCGGGTCGCGACGGTCTCGATGCCCGAGACCTACCGGGTGCGGCACGCCGTACGGGACGTCGGCGCCGCCCTCGGCATGGACCCGGCCCATGTGGACCGCCTCGCCAAGTCCTTCCCGCACATCCGGGCCCGCGACGCGCGCGCGGCACTGGCCGAACTCCCGGAGCTGCGTGGCGTACGGGAGGCCGGCGGCGAGCGGCTGTGGCAGCTGGTCGAGGCGCTGGACGCGCTGCCCCGCGGCATCGCCATGCACCCGTGCGGGGTGCTGCTCTCGGACGCCACGCTGCGAGGCCGTACGCCCGTCGTACCGACCAGCGGTGAGGGCTTCCCGATGTCCCAGTTCGACAAGGACGACGTGGAGGACCTGGGGCTGCTCAAGCTCGATGTGCTGGGCGTACGGATGCAGTCCGCGATGGCGCACGCGGTCGCCGAGATCGGCCGGGCCACCGGGCGCCGGATCGATCTCGACGACCCCGCGCAGGTGCCGCCCGGCGACCCGGCCACCTACCACCTGATCCGTTCGACCGAGACGCTCGGCTGCTTCCAGATCGAATCGCCGGGCCAGCGCGACCTGATCGGCCGGCTGCAGCCGGCCACCTTCCACGACCTGGTCGTCGACATCTCCCTCTTCCGTCCGGGGCCGGTCGCCGCCGACATGGTGCGACCCTTCATCGAGGCCCGGCACGGCCGGAAGCCGGCCCGCTATCCGCACCCCGATTTGGAGGAACCGCTGCGCGAGACCTACGGGGTGGTGGTGTTCCACGAGCAGATCATCGAGACGCTGCGCATCATGACCGGCTGCGCGCGGGACGAGGCGGACGAGAAGCGACGTGCGCTGTCGGATCCGGAGGGCCAGGACGGGGTGCACGCCTGGTTCGCGGAGCACGCCGAGCGGCGCGGGTACCCGCCCGAAGCGATCGCGCGCACCTGGGAGATCGTCGAGGCCTTCGGCGCGTACGGCTTCTGCAAGGCGCACGCGGTGGCTTTCGCGGTGCCCACCTACCAGTCCGCCTGGCTCAAGGCACACCACCCCGCGGCCTTCTACGCCGGGCTGCTCACCCACGACCCCGGCATGTACCCGAAGCGCCTGCTGCTCGCGGACGCGCGGCGGCGCGGGGTGCCGGTGCTGCCGCTGGATGTGAACCGTTCAGGGGTGGAACATCGAATCGAACTGGTGTCTGATGGTGGGGTGGGTCCTGGTGAGGGCCGTCGTGGGGGCGCTGCTGGTGCTGGCGTTTCGAGTGTTGGCGCTGCTGGTGCTGGTGCTGGTGCTGGTGCTGATGCTGGGGCTGCTGGTGCTGGTAGTTCGGGTGTTGGCGCTCCCCGTTCCCGTGCCGGTGTCTCGGATGGTTCCGGTGGTTCCGGTGGTTCGGGTGCCGGTGATCCTGGTGCCGATGCTCCTGGTGTCGGTGAGTGGACGGGGGTGATGGAGGGTAGAGCTGGAGTGGGGGATGTGGAACCCCTAAGGGTCGAGGGCGGTGTTCCCCTAGGGGATGGCAGCGCCGCTCCCGGAGTTTGGGGGCTGCGGCTCGCGCTCTCCGATGTGCACGGGATGAGTGAGGCCGAGGCGCGGCGGATCGAGGCCGGACAGCCCTACCACTCGCTCCAGGACCTGTGGCAGCGGGCCCATCCGAGCCGTCCGGTGGCCGAACGCCTCGCCAAAGTGGGGGCGTTGGACGCCTTCGGCGCGAACCGCCGGGATCTGCTGCTGCACATCGCCGAGCTGCACCACCGTCAGCGGCATGCGCCGGGTGGACAGTTGACGCTGCCCGGCCGGGCCGTCGGCGCCGGCCGCGACGGATCCGCCGGTCGGGGGGCGATCGGCCAGGAGACGGTGACCGATGTGGTCGAGCCGGTGGGCCTTCCGGACCTCAGCGACGTCGAACGGCTCAGCGCCGAACTGGGTGTCCTCGGGATGGACGCCTCCCGGCATCTGATGGCCGACCACCGGGAGTTCCTCGCGGAGCTGGGCGCCCTGCCGGCCCGGATGCTGCGTGACGCCAGGAACGGCGAGACGGTGCTGGTGGCCGGGGCCAAGGCGGCCACCCAGACACCGCCGATCCGCTCCGGCCGCCGGGTCATCTTCACCACCCTCGACGACAGCACGGGACTGGTCGACTGCGCCTTTTTCGACGCTCCCCCGGGCCCTGGGGGCCCGGGAGGTACCCCCAGTCCCCTTGCGGCTTGCGCGCACACCGTCTTCCACTCCTGGCTGCTGCTGGTGCGCGGTACGGTCCAGCGGCGCGGGCCGCGTAGCCTCAGCGTGGTCGGCGAGGCCGCCTGGAACCTCGCCGAGCTGGCCGAACTGCGCCGTGAGGGCGGCCTGGAGGCGGTCACCGCCCGCCTCGCGGAAGGCCCGGAACGGACGGTCGGACGGCCGGGCGAGGGGGCCGGGGAGCCGGATGGTTCCGGCGACGGTTCCTGCGGTGCGGACGGCTCTGGTGAGGGCTCCGGCGGGCTCGACGCCTCCGGTGACCGCTCCGGTGAGGCGGAGAAGGCGGAGGATGCCGCTGCGGGGCGCACCATCCGGTTGGAGACCGGCTATGAAATGCACCCGTGGGCCGACCTCCAGCCTCCGGGCGAACGCGCCGCCACCGGCCGCAAGCTGTGGCACTCCAGCCCCGGGAGCGCGGGATGA
- a CDS encoding YhgE/Pip domain-containing protein, with the protein MAELDSSTRTTFLGEVKSAVTTRAALLVIGVLGLVIAFITSYTGAFHHPKPTDVPIAVVAPGPAGEQLVDRLDRLPGSPLDPRAVPSERKARRQINDRTIDAALIVDPRGTTDRLLVASGGGASLSQAVELVVTATEKEQERTVRTVDVVPADRGDNRSLSSFYLVVGWCVGGYLCAAILAISAGARPANGARAVIRLAALTLFSIAAGLGGAIIVGPVLGAVPGSFAGLWGLGALTVFAVGATTLALQALMGIIGIGLAILLIVVLGNPSAGGAYPYPLLPPFWREIGPALPPGAGTWVARSIAYFRGNATTGPLLVLSAWAAGGTLLTVVLAMLRKTNDTETKQRGNGGEEAREA; encoded by the coding sequence ATGGCCGAGCTGGACAGCAGCACCCGCACCACCTTCCTCGGGGAGGTGAAGAGCGCGGTGACGACCCGGGCCGCGCTGCTGGTGATCGGGGTGCTGGGCCTGGTGATCGCGTTCATCACGTCGTACACCGGCGCCTTCCACCACCCCAAGCCGACCGATGTGCCGATCGCCGTGGTCGCCCCCGGCCCGGCCGGCGAGCAGCTGGTGGACAGGCTGGACCGCCTGCCCGGCTCGCCACTGGATCCGCGCGCGGTGCCCTCGGAACGCAAGGCGCGACGGCAGATCAACGACCGGACGATCGATGCCGCGCTGATCGTCGATCCACGCGGCACCACCGACCGGCTGCTCGTCGCGAGCGGCGGTGGCGCCTCGCTCTCACAGGCGGTCGAGCTGGTCGTCACGGCCACGGAGAAGGAGCAGGAGCGCACCGTCCGCACGGTGGACGTGGTCCCGGCGGACCGCGGAGACAACCGCAGCCTGTCGTCCTTCTACCTCGTCGTGGGCTGGTGCGTGGGCGGCTATCTCTGCGCCGCGATCCTCGCGATCAGCGCCGGGGCGCGCCCCGCCAACGGAGCGCGGGCGGTCATCCGACTGGCCGCGCTCACGCTCTTCTCGATCGCCGCGGGGCTTGGGGGGGCGATCATCGTGGGCCCGGTCCTCGGCGCGGTGCCCGGCAGCTTCGCCGGGCTGTGGGGGCTGGGCGCCCTGACCGTCTTCGCGGTGGGTGCCACGACCCTCGCCCTCCAGGCCCTCATGGGCATCATCGGCATCGGCCTGGCGATCCTGCTGATCGTGGTGCTGGGCAATCCGAGCGCGGGCGGCGCCTATCCGTATCCGCTGCTGCCGCCGTTCTGGCGGGAGATCGGGCCCGCGCTGCCGCCGGGCGCGGGCACCTGGGTCGCGCGCTCCATCGCGTACTTCCGGGGCAACGCGACGACCGGCCCGCTGCTGGTCCTCTCCGCCTGGGCGGCGGGCGGCACCCTGCTCACCGTCGTCCTCGCGATGCTCCGCAAGACCAACGACACGGAGACGAAACAACGGGGAAACGGGGGCGAGGAAGCGAGGGAAGCGTAG
- a CDS encoding S1 family peptidase, which yields MRNERTTPHSGVARRTRLIATASGLAAIGAIAIPTAHAQNPAPTPTLSATQLAAAGNAVRAADIAGTAWHVDKATNTLVVTADRTVSQDEIATLERAAGANSRAIRVERTAGTFRKLISGGDAIHAPSWRCSLGFNVRRGNTYYLLTAGHCTDGNPPWYTNSARTTSIGPTAGSSFPGDDYGIVKYTNTSLSHPGTVGGQDITSAGTPSVGQTVIRRGSTTGTHRGRVTALNATVNYGNGDVVSGLIRTTVCAEPGDSGGPLYSGTTALGLTSGGSGNCSSGGTTFFQPVTEALSAYGVRVY from the coding sequence GTGAGGAACGAGCGCACCACCCCCCACAGCGGCGTAGCGAGACGCACCCGGCTGATCGCCACAGCGTCCGGACTGGCGGCCATCGGAGCCATCGCCATCCCCACCGCCCATGCCCAGAACCCCGCCCCCACACCCACGCTCAGCGCCACCCAGCTCGCCGCCGCCGGCAACGCGGTACGCGCCGCGGACATCGCGGGCACCGCATGGCACGTCGACAAGGCCACCAACACCCTTGTCGTCACGGCCGACCGCACCGTCTCGCAGGACGAGATAGCCACCCTCGAACGGGCCGCGGGCGCCAACTCCCGTGCGATACGCGTCGAGCGCACCGCGGGCACCTTCCGTAAGCTCATCTCCGGCGGCGACGCCATCCACGCGCCCAGCTGGCGCTGCTCGCTCGGCTTCAACGTCCGCAGAGGCAACACCTATTACCTCCTGACGGCCGGCCACTGCACCGACGGCAACCCGCCCTGGTACACCAACTCCGCGCGCACCACGAGCATCGGCCCGACCGCGGGATCCAGCTTCCCCGGTGACGACTACGGCATCGTGAAGTACACCAACACGTCCCTGTCGCACCCCGGAACGGTCGGCGGCCAGGACATCACCAGCGCCGGCACCCCGAGCGTCGGGCAGACGGTCATCCGCCGAGGCTCCACCACCGGTACCCACCGCGGCCGGGTCACCGCCCTGAACGCCACCGTCAACTACGGCAACGGCGACGTCGTCTCCGGACTCATCCGGACCACCGTCTGCGCCGAGCCCGGCGACAGCGGCGGCCCGCTCTACTCCGGGACCACGGCCCTCGGGCTCACCTCCGGCGGCAGCGGCAACTGCTCCTCCGGCGGTACGACGTTCTTCCAGCCGGTCACCGAGGCGCTCAGCGCGTACGGCGTGCGCGTGTACTGA
- a CDS encoding S1 family peptidase, giving the protein MKHRRISKRRAVLAGAGALALAATGTLTLANANAAPAPTPLAKLSGTAASTLASQFKTGTAGAFYDAKAKKLVVNVVNEAAAKTVRAKGAEARLVKHTLAQLDSARQTLKSKATIPGTSWGVDPVSNKVVVTADRTVKGAKLDRLSKVTKSLGDKVELRHTKGEFKPFIAGGDAIWGSSARCSLGFNVVKDGQPYFLTAGHCGNAVRSWSDRRGGSEIAVTENSSFPGDDYAIAKYTANTPHPSEVNLYNGSTQKITKAAEATVGERVQRSGSTTQLHDGQVTGLNETVNYQEGTVSGLIKTTVCAEPGDSGGALFDGDSALGLTSGGSGNCSSGGVTFFQPVPEALEAYGAQIG; this is encoded by the coding sequence TTGAAGCACCGACGCATATCCAAGCGACGCGCTGTTCTGGCCGGCGCGGGAGCGCTGGCCCTCGCGGCCACCGGCACCCTCACCCTGGCCAACGCCAACGCGGCCCCGGCCCCCACCCCCCTCGCCAAGCTCTCCGGCACCGCCGCGAGCACCCTGGCGTCCCAGTTCAAGACCGGCACGGCCGGTGCGTTCTATGACGCCAAGGCCAAGAAGCTCGTGGTCAACGTCGTGAACGAGGCGGCGGCCAAGACCGTCCGGGCGAAGGGGGCGGAGGCGAGACTCGTCAAGCACACGCTCGCCCAGCTCGACTCGGCCCGGCAGACGCTGAAGTCGAAGGCGACCATCCCCGGCACCTCCTGGGGTGTCGACCCGGTCAGCAACAAGGTCGTGGTCACCGCCGACCGCACGGTCAAGGGCGCCAAGCTCGACCGGCTCAGCAAGGTCACCAAGAGCCTCGGCGACAAGGTCGAACTCCGGCACACCAAGGGGGAGTTCAAGCCCTTCATCGCCGGTGGCGACGCGATCTGGGGGAGCAGCGCCCGCTGCTCGCTCGGCTTCAACGTCGTCAAGGACGGCCAGCCGTACTTCCTGACCGCCGGGCACTGCGGCAACGCCGTCCGGAGCTGGTCCGACCGGCGGGGCGGCTCGGAGATCGCGGTCACCGAGAACTCCTCGTTCCCGGGCGACGACTACGCCATCGCCAAGTACACGGCGAACACCCCGCACCCGAGCGAGGTCAATCTCTACAACGGCAGCACCCAGAAGATCACCAAGGCGGCCGAGGCGACCGTCGGCGAGCGGGTGCAGCGCAGCGGCAGCACCACCCAGCTGCACGACGGTCAGGTCACCGGTCTGAACGAGACCGTCAACTACCAGGAGGGCACGGTCTCTGGCCTGATCAAGACCACCGTCTGCGCCGAGCCCGGCGACAGCGGCGGCGCGCTCTTCGACGGCGATTCCGCGCTGGGTCTCACCTCCGGCGGCAGCGGCAACTGCTCCTCCGGCGGTGTGACCTTCTTCCAGCCGGTGCCGGAGGCCCTTGAGGCCTACGGCGCGCAGATCGGCTGA
- a CDS encoding slipin family protein, translating to MVEELVAAGVGLACAGSVYLMAAVRVVKQYERGVVLRLGRLMSPVREPGFNMIVPIIDHMRKVNMQIVTMPVPAQEGITRDNVTVRVDAVVYFKVVDAADAVIRVEDYRYAVSQMAQTSLRSIIGKSELDDLLSNREKLNQGLELMMDSPAIGWGVSVDRVEIKDVSLPETMKRSMARQAEATRDRRARVINADAELQASKKLSEAAQTMSGQPAALQLRLLQTVVAVAAEKNSTLVLPFPVELLRFLERSGLQAKAETAKAEAELGLTREPVVTGAELGHLEESAAAEVPLPPVAVKEADLPPELEDRPEAENLA from the coding sequence ATGGTCGAAGAACTGGTGGCGGCCGGAGTGGGGCTCGCCTGCGCCGGCAGCGTGTACCTCATGGCGGCGGTGCGGGTGGTCAAACAGTACGAACGAGGCGTGGTGCTCCGCCTCGGACGGCTGATGTCCCCGGTGCGCGAGCCGGGATTCAACATGATCGTTCCGATCATCGACCATATGCGCAAGGTCAATATGCAGATCGTCACGATGCCGGTGCCCGCCCAGGAAGGCATCACCCGCGACAACGTCACGGTCCGGGTCGATGCCGTCGTCTATTTCAAGGTCGTGGACGCCGCCGACGCGGTCATCCGGGTCGAGGACTACCGCTACGCGGTCTCGCAGATGGCGCAGACCTCGCTCCGGTCGATCATCGGCAAGAGCGAACTGGACGATCTGCTGTCGAACCGGGAGAAGCTCAACCAGGGCCTGGAGCTGATGATGGACAGCCCGGCCATCGGCTGGGGCGTGAGCGTCGACCGGGTGGAGATCAAGGACGTTTCGCTGCCGGAGACGATGAAGCGGTCGATGGCCCGCCAGGCGGAGGCGACGCGTGACCGGCGCGCCCGCGTGATCAACGCCGATGCCGAGCTGCAGGCGTCGAAGAAGCTGTCCGAGGCGGCCCAGACCATGTCCGGCCAGCCCGCCGCGCTGCAACTGCGGCTGCTGCAGACCGTGGTGGCGGTCGCCGCCGAGAAGAACTCCACGCTCGTCCTGCCCTTCCCCGTCGAGCTGCTGCGGTTCCTGGAGCGCTCCGGGCTCCAGGCCAAGGCGGAGACCGCGAAGGCCGAGGCGGAGCTGGGGCTCACGCGGGAGCCCGTGGTCACCGGGGCCGAACTGGGGCACCTGGAGGAGTCCGCGGCCGCCGAGGTGCCGCTGCCTCCTGTGGCCGTCAAGGAGGCCGATCTGCCGCCGGAGCTGGAGGACCGCCCCGAGGCGGAGAACCTGGCGTAG